Proteins from one Porites lutea chromosome 3, jaPorLute2.1, whole genome shotgun sequence genomic window:
- the LOC140932298 gene encoding uncharacterized protein — translation MVLRSIRTGVLICLILALSAMVILISHVNSGRGTSLPWFYETSQVSASNHSTTRPVSNKEILGTTKHTPDTSISVFVRMSGKRPDHRQRYLCNVFRTSVLFWPPSFGNLVLGLDEESQEDHEFAEKLKTLAQKYFPDRRLEFFYEALPKDKGTLEFQGSPKKPGYNRQLWSSFFIDLLSNDTVIAWMDSDSAFFTPVTKSTIFNGTKVRALGSACTFYRSWVHKWADTTKQALGLPFVADFMTYFPVYMYRDTVTHCREHILKHLNTNNFEEAFRKFYTTFISPVSIILSYAWYFERDRYDWNFEMCADLTEYNKRFPSGHTIRPEDIETVLSEPQTGYHGNAGLALNENVFTSYCLSHKAAGNNLDICSNHSVSASDNLPFFVHDLQGGLDKHPCKGDLTNTCLQVLERHYNQVGLEIKQGRKLEWSSLETADALASEFGITCPPITV, via the coding sequence ATGGTTTTACGAAGTATTAGAACAGGTGTTCTCATCTGCCTTATTTTAGCCCTCTCCGCCATGGTGATACTCATATCACATGTGAACTCGGGAAGGGGAACTTCGCTACCTTGGTTCTACGAAACCTCCCAAGTCTCAGCTAGCAACCACAGCACCACAAGACCTGTGTCAAACAAAGAGATCTTAGGAACAACAAAGCACACCCCAGATACCTCAATAAGTGTGTTCGTGAGGATGTCTGGCAAACGACCAGATCACAGGCAACGTTATTTGTGTAACGTTTTCAGGACTTCCGTTCTCTTCTGGCCTCCTTCCTTTGGAAATTTAGTCCTAGGACTTGATGAAGAATCACAAGAGGATCATGAATTTgccgaaaaattaaaaacacttgCCCAAAAATACTTTCCTGATCGTAGACTTGAATTCTTTTATGAGGCCCTTCCAAAGGACAAAGGAACTCTGGAGTTTCAAGGCTCGCCTAAGAAACCCGGTTATAACAGACAGCTTTGGAGCAGTTTTTTCATCGACCTACTTTCAAATGACACCGTTATTGCTTGGATGGACAGTGACTCAGCTTTTTTTACCCCAGTAACTAAGTCCACAATTTTTAATGGGACAAAGGTACGAGCCTTAGGCTCCGCCTGCACATTCTACAGGAGTTGGGTACATAAATGGGCAGATACTACTAAACAGGCGCTAGGATTACCATTTGTCGCTGATTTTATGACGTATTTTCCGGTATATATGTACCGAGACACGGTCACTCACTGCAGAGAGCATATCCTAAAACATTTAAATACAAATAACTTTGAGGAGGCCTTCAGAAAGTTTTACACGACTTTTATCTCTCCAGTCAGCATCATCCTCTCTTATGCATGGTACTTTGAAAGAGATCGCTACGACTGGAATTTTGAAATGTGCGCTGACCTAACAGAATATAATAAAAGATTTCCAAGTGGCCACACCATTAGGCCCGAAGATATAGAAACTGTTCTTTCCGAGCCTCAAACAGGTTATCATGGTAACGCTGGGTTGGCTCTCAACGAAAATGTCTTTACCAGTTATTGCTTATCACACAAAGCAGCAGGAAATAATTTGGATATATGTTCTAATCATTCCGTGTCGGCAAGCGATAATTTACCCTTTTTCGTCCACGATCTTCAGGGAGGTCTTGATAAGCACCCATGTAAAGGTGACCTTACCAATACCTGTTTGCAAGTTCTAGAGCGACATTATAACCAAGTCGGACTTGAGATAAAACAAGGCCGTAAGCTAGAATGGAGCAGTTTAGAAACTGCCGATGCGCTTGCCAGCGAATTTGGTATAACATGTCCGCCGATTACAGTTTGA